Genomic DNA from Frondihabitans sp. PAMC 28766:
CGGTCGACGGCTACGACTTCGCGCTCTACGACGGCGCCGACCGCTGGACTCTCGGCGGCGACGCCCCGAGCGACTCGGTGCAGGTCGCCGCAACCCTCGGCGAGCCGCTCTTCCAGCGCTCACCCGAGCACTACACGAGCCATCACCAGAGCCCGGTCGCCACCCAGACCGGCAAGCCGGTGGTGCTGGTGGGCGACCGTCTCGCCGCTTTCGCCTTCCCCGTCGCCAGCGGCTATTACGCCCACGGCTACTGGCTCTACGCCGAGCTCTTCCGCCGCGTGCTCGACTCGGTTCACCCCGAGCGCCTGGTGCGCTCGTCGGCCCCATCCAGCCTCGAGCTCGGCCTCACGCACCAGCCCGAGACCGCGACCCACGGCGAGCGCTTCATCCTGCACGCCGTCAACTTCGCGGGCGCGACCCGGCGCGGGCGCGACCACACCGAGTACTTCGACCAGGTGGTGCCCCAGTCGGGCGTTCCGGTCGAGCTCGACCTACCCCTCGACGTCGCCCGGGTCTACGACGCGCGCACCGGCCTCGACGTCGAGAGCACGGGCGAGGGCGGCAGGATTCAGGTCACGCTGCCCGCGGTCGCCATCCACGGTGTGCTGGTGCTCGAGGCGACCCGCCGCAGTGATCTGCCGTGACGGGCCGCCTGTATGCGACTCCGGAGTTCTCGCCCGATCCGGTCTACACGCTGGAGGCTCCGCGGCATCCGCGCCCCATCGTGATCCTGGGGGCCGGAGGGATCGTGCGCGACGCTCACCTGCCGGCCTACGCGAAGGCCGGCTTCACGGTGGCCGGGATCTGCGACCGCGACGTACCGAGGGCGCAGAGGCTCGCCGACCAGTACGGCATGGCAGCCGTCTTCGGCTCGGTCGGCGACGCCGTCGCCGCCGCGCCGACCGACGCCGTCTTCGACCTGGCCCTGATGCCCGAGCACTACGCCGAGGTGCTCGAGCAGCTGCCCGACGGGGCGGCCGTGCTGATCCAGAAGCCGCTGGGCAACACCTGGGCCGACGTCGAGCGGGTGGTCGAGATCTGCCACCGCAAATCGCTGGTCGCGGCAGTCAACACGCAGCTGCGCTTCGCGCCCTACGTCGCCGTGGCCCGAGCGCTGATCGCGTCGGGCGAGATCGGCGAGCTCTACGACCTCGAGATCCAGGTCGAGGTGAACACCCCGTGGGAGATGTTCCCCAGCGTGCTCGCCCTCGACCGCCTCGAGATCAACATGCACAGCGTGCACTACCTCGACCTCGTGCGCAGCTTCGTCGGCGACCCCGACAGCGTGTCGGCCGTCACCGTTCGTCACCCCGAGAAGACGCACGCCAACTCGCGCTCGGCCATCGTCTTCCACTACGGCGGCCGGCCCCTGCGCGCACTCGTGACGACCAACCACGACCACCACTTCGGCGAGAAGTACGAGCAGAGCTACGTCAAGTGGGAGGGCACGAAAGGCGCGCTCCGGGCGCAGATGGGGTTGCTCATGGCGTACCCCGAGGGTCGAGAAGACCTCCTCGAGATCCAGCGCGACTCCGACGATCCGGCGTCGTGGCAGTCCGTGCCGTTCGACGGCACCTGGTTCCCCGACGCCTTCGTGGGCTCGATGGGCGCACTGATGCGCTACCTCGAGGGGTCGGTGCCCAATCTGCCCACGAGCATCGACGATGTGCTCGTCACAATGGCCACTGTCGAGGCGGCCTATGAGGCGAGTGGTGTCGGCGGAGTCCCGATCCGCACATTATTGAACTGATGAATTGACTGTTGCAGAACACGAACGGGCACTTCCTGACTCATTTGTGCGTGATTGATCGTATGTCTAGACTGGTCCCGCCGCGCCCACCCCTCTGATTTCACCGACGAAAGCAGCTCTCCATGGCGATGTTCAAGCCCGACTCCGTCCGGCCCGCCCCCTACGAGAAGTTCGCGCACCAGAGCCCCGCCTGGTTCACCGACGCGAAGCTCGGCATCTTCGTTCACTGGGGCGCCTACTCGGTCGCCGCCTGGGCCGAGCCCCTCGGCGACATGGGCACCGACGAGGTGCCCGACTCGTTCGCCCGCAACCCCTACGCCGAGTGGTACATGAACACCTCCAGGATCGAGGGCAGCCCGGCGTGGAAGCACCACCGGGAGGTCTTCGGAGGCGCCGACTACTACGACCTCCTCGACCTCTGGAGGGCCGAGAACTTCGACGCCGACGAGGTGCTCGCTCTCGTCAAGCACACCGGCGCCCGCTACTTCGTGCCGACCACGAAGCACCACGACGGCATCACCCTGTGGGACGCGCCCGAGACGGGCGACCTCAACACGGTGGCCCGCGGCCCGAAGCGCGACCTGGTCGCCGAGTTCGCCGATGCGACGCGCCGCGCGGGCCTCAAGTTCGGGGTCTACTACTCGGGCGGCCTCGACTGGCACTTCGCCCCGGCGCCACCGCTCGTCGACAAGCCCGACGACCTCGACGAGATGTTCTCGTCGCGCCCCGTCGACGACTCCTACGCCCGCTACGCCTTCACCCACGTCGACGACCTGATCACGAAGTTCGCGCCCGACGTGCTCTGGGACGACATCGACTGGCCCGACGCGGGCAAGCCGCCCGGCGACCACAGCCTCGTGAGGCTGTTCGAGCGCTACTACGCTGCCGTGCCGGAGGGCATGATCAACGACCGCTGGGGCGACACCCACTGGGACTACCGCACCACCGAGTACGCCATGGGCGCGACGACCGGCTCGGACGAGCCGTGGGAGAACTGCCGAGGCGTCGGCTACTCGTTCGGCTACAACCAGCTCGAAGACGAGACGACCACGCTCTCGGGCGACGAGCTGATCCGCCATTTCGTCGACGTCGTGTCGCGCGGCGGCAACCTTCTGCTCAACATCGGCCTGATGGCCGACGGCACTGTGCCTCCGATCCAGCGCCGCAGCCTAGAGGCCCTCGGCGACTGGAACGCCGCGCACGGCGACGCGATCTTCTCGTCCGTGATCGTCGACTCTGCAGTCGCGCGGCCGAGCAACGAGCCGTGGGTGCGCTGGACGGCTACCGATGCGGGGGTGCGCGCGATCGTCGATGCCGACGGCGAGGTGCGGTTGGATGCCGATGCCGCGCTCCTCGATCCTGC
This window encodes:
- a CDS encoding Gfo/Idh/MocA family protein produces the protein MTGRLYATPEFSPDPVYTLEAPRHPRPIVILGAGGIVRDAHLPAYAKAGFTVAGICDRDVPRAQRLADQYGMAAVFGSVGDAVAAAPTDAVFDLALMPEHYAEVLEQLPDGAAVLIQKPLGNTWADVERVVEICHRKSLVAAVNTQLRFAPYVAVARALIASGEIGELYDLEIQVEVNTPWEMFPSVLALDRLEINMHSVHYLDLVRSFVGDPDSVSAVTVRHPEKTHANSRSAIVFHYGGRPLRALVTTNHDHHFGEKYEQSYVKWEGTKGALRAQMGLLMAYPEGREDLLEIQRDSDDPASWQSVPFDGTWFPDAFVGSMGALMRYLEGSVPNLPTSIDDVLVTMATVEAAYEASGVGGVPIRTLLN
- a CDS encoding alpha-L-fucosidase, encoding MAMFKPDSVRPAPYEKFAHQSPAWFTDAKLGIFVHWGAYSVAAWAEPLGDMGTDEVPDSFARNPYAEWYMNTSRIEGSPAWKHHREVFGGADYYDLLDLWRAENFDADEVLALVKHTGARYFVPTTKHHDGITLWDAPETGDLNTVARGPKRDLVAEFADATRRAGLKFGVYYSGGLDWHFAPAPPLVDKPDDLDEMFSSRPVDDSYARYAFTHVDDLITKFAPDVLWDDIDWPDAGKPPGDHSLVRLFERYYAAVPEGMINDRWGDTHWDYRTTEYAMGATTGSDEPWENCRGVGYSFGYNQLEDETTTLSGDELIRHFVDVVSRGGNLLLNIGLMADGTVPPIQRRSLEALGDWNAAHGDAIFSSVIVDSAVARPSNEPWVRWTATDAGVRAIVDADGEVRLDADAALLDPATAVLSDGAAVTVNLDGDSLVVTLPPRAAGAGPHVVTFATAAVSR